The sequence TAGAACACTTGTGATTAATCCAGGATCCACATCTACCAAAATCGGCGTCTTTAATAACAATCAATGCATCTTCGAAGAAACGATTCGGCATAAGAGTGAAGAAACATCCAACTTTCCAAGAATTATAGAACAATTCGACTTCCGCAAAAAAACAATACTAGATGCCCTTGACCATGAGGGCATCAATATCTCTAAGCTGGATGCTGTATGTGGAAGAGGAGGATTACTACGTCCGATAGAAGGCGGAACGTATAAAGTAAATGAAGCCATGCTACATGACTTGCAGATTGGTTATAATGGGGAACATGCCTCCAATCTTGGGGGAATAATAGCCAATGAGATTGCTAAAGGCTTAAATATACCTGCATTTATCGTAGACCCTGTTGTTGTTGATGAATTAGCATCCGTTTCTCGTTTTTCGGGGGTTCCAGAAATTCCGAGAAAAAGTATCTTCCACGCCTTGAATCAAAAAGCAGTTGCTCGAAGAGTCGCTAATGACCTGGAGAAACCGTATAGAGAGCTCAATATTATTGTCGTCCATATGGGTGGAGGAATAACAGTTGGTGCCCATGTGAATGGCAAAGTCGTGGATGTTAATAATGGTCTCCATGGAGATGGTCCTTTTTCACCTGAACGTGCAGGCACCGTTCCAGCAGGTGACTTAGTTTCGATGTGTTTTTCTGGGGAATATTATCGCGAAGAAATCATGAAGAAATTAGTTGGACAAGGTGGAATTATGGCTTATCTTGAAACCAATGATGCGGTTGAGGTCGAAAAACGAATTGAAGCTGGTGATGAAGTAGCTCGAGAAGTCTACGATGCTATGGCATATCAAATAGCGAAAGAAATTGGGTCAATGAGTGCCGTTATGCTAGGCAAAGTTGATGCAATTGCATTAACAGGAGGTCTTGCATATGGTAAAGAATTTGTTTCGATGATTACAGAGCGAATTAATTGGATTGCTGATTGTTTGGTCTATCCTGGAGAAAACGAATTACAAGCATTGAATGAGGGTACATTACGGGTGCTCCGTAATGAAGAGCAACCTAAAACCTATCCCAATCCAGTTGGGTGAAAGGGGAGAGATCAATGGCAGAAGAATATGATTTAGTCGTTCTTGGTGGCGGAACAGGAGGATATGTGGCTGCTGTTCGAGCTTCGCAATTAGGATTAAAGACAGCCATTGTCGAAAGTGGCAAATTAGGAGGGACATGCCTGCATAGAGGATGTATCCCATCAAAAGCATTATTGCGAAGTGCAGAGGTGTATAAACAAACGAAAGAAGCTGATACATATGGAATTGAAACGTCAGAACCAACGTTGAATTTCTTTAAAGTTCAAGAACGCAAACAATCCATAGTAGACACACTTCATAAAGGCGTACAAGGTTTAATGAAACAAGGGAAGATTGACGTATATGAAGGATTTGGAAGAATTCTAGGTCCTAGCATTTTTTCACCATCGGCAGGTACTATTTCCGTGGAGATGAACAATGGGGAAGAAAACGAAATGCTCATTCCGAAAAATGTTCTTGTTGCGACAGGTTCAAGCCCTAGAACATTACCTGGCTTGGAAGTGGATGAACAGTTTGTCATGACTTCTGATGAAGCACTAAGTATGGAAGAATTGCCTTCATCTATTGTTATTGTTGGTGGAGGTGTCATTGGGATAGAATGGGCTTCCATGTTAGCAGATTTCGGAGTAGAAGTTACGGTGCTAGAATATCTAGACCGCATATTACCAACTGAAGATCACGAAGTTGCTAAAGAAATGACCCGTTTAATGAAGAAGAAAGGTGTGAAACTCGTAACGGGCACAAAGGTTATGGGTGATACCTTAAAAAAAGAACAAGGCATTGAAATTCAAGCAGAACGAAATGGTGAAACAGAAACGTATAAAGCTGACCGTATGTTAGTTTCCGTTGGGCGTACACCTAATGTTAAAAACATTGGTCTTGAAAATACAGACATTCAAGTAGAGAATGGTGCCATTCAAACCAATAAGTATTATCAAACAAAGGAATCACACATTTATGCAATCGGTGATGTCATAGGTGGCATGCAACTAGCTCATGTTGCTTCACATGAAGGTATCATTGCAGTGGAACACATGTCTGAACAAGACCCATTACCTATGGATATGGAACAAGTGCCTTCCTGTATTTATTCCAATCCTGAGGTTGCAAGCGTAGGACTTACAGAAGAACAAGCGAAAGAGCAAGGGTATGATGTGAAGACAGGTAAGTTCTCCTTTAAAGCTATTGGTAAGGCTTTAGTGTTTGGGGATACAGATGGTTTTGTAAAGATAGTAGCAGATAAACAAACAGATGACTTATTAGGGGTTCATATGTTAGGACCGCATGTAACGGATATGATTTCAGAAGCTGGACTTGCAAAAGTATTGGATGCAACACCGTGGGAAATTGCCCACAGCATCCACCCTCACCCAACGCTTTCTGAGGTAATGGGTGAAGCAGCTCTAGCTGTAGACGGAAAACAAATTCACGGATAATAAGGAGGGATTCTTGTGGCTGAGAACCGCCATCAACAATTAGGCCTTTCAGATGAGAAAGTATTAGAAATGTATCGAACGATGTTACTTGCTAGAAAAATAGATGAACGTATGTGGTTGTTGAACCGTTCAGGTAAGATTCCATTCGTCATTTCATGTCAGGGGCAAGAGGCAGCGCAAGTAGGGGCATCTTTTGCTCTTGATCTAGAGAAGGATTATGTAGCACCGTATTATCGAGATATGGGTATTGTGCTGTCATTTGGAATGAATGCACAGGAATTAATGCTTTCTGGTTTTGCCAAGGCAGAAGATCCAAACTCAGGTGGACGTCAGATGCCTGGGCACTTCGGTCAGAAGAAAAACCGTATTATAACTGGGTCTTCACCGGTTACGACTCAGGTACCCCATGCAGTTGGGTTTGCATTAGCATCCAAAATGCAAAAAGAAGATTTTGTCACACTAACTACTTTAGGTGAAGGATCTTCTAACCAGGGGGATTTCCATGAGGCTTTGAACTTTGCTGGTGTTCATAAGTTACCTGTTATCACAATGGTAGAAAACAATAAATACGCTATTTCGGTACCTGTGGAAAAACAAATCGCATGTGAGAAAGTATCTGATCGTGCTCAAGGATATGGAATGCCTGGCTACACAGTAGATGGAAATGATCCGCTGGCTGTCTATGAAGCTGTGAAAGAAGCAGCAGACCGAGCACGTCGTGGGGAAGGCCCATCACTAATCGAAACAGTTTCCTATCGTTTAACGGCTCACTCTAGTGATGATGATGATCGTACGTATCGAGAGCAGGAAGAAGTAGAAGAAGCGAAAAAGAAAGACTCTCTCATTACCTTTAAAGCTTACTTACAAGAAGTAGGAGTTTTAACGGATGAAAAAGAACAACAGCTTGAAGATGAGCTTAAGAATATTATTAATGATGCGACAGATTATGCTGAAAACGCACCATATGCTGAACCAGAGAGTGCTCTGAAGTATGTATATGCCGAGAATGAGTAGGGAGGGGAAGAAACCATGCCAGTTATGTCTTATATCCAAGCAGTAACACAAGCACTGCATGAAGAAATGGATCGTGATGAGAAGGTTTATGTTTTGGGGGAAGACGTCGGTAAGCGCGGTGGTGTATTCCGTGCTACAGATGGTCTTTATGATAAATTTGGGGAAGAGCGTGTGATTGATACACCTCTGGCCGAATCAGCTATTGCTGGTGTAGGAATTGGTACTGCTATGTATGGCTTACGACCTGTAGCTGAGATGCAGTTTGCAGACTTTATCATGCCTGCCGTTAACCAAATCCTATCCGAAGCTTCCAAAATTAGATATCGCTCTAATAATGATTGGAGCTGCCCAATTACAATTCGTGCTCCATATGGTGGGGGAGTCCATGGAGCGTTATACCACTCTCAATCTGTTGAATCTGTCTTTGCGAATTCCCCTGGATTGAAAATTGTGATGCCTTCTACACCATATGATGCTAAGGGCTTATTAAAAGCAGCTGTTCGTGACGATGACCCTGTTCTTTTCTTTGAACATAAGCGGGCATATCGTTTGATCAAGGGGGAAGTTCCTGAAGATGAATATACACTTCCAATTGGAAAAGCTGATGTAAAACGGGAAGGATCTGATATCACGGTCATTACCTATGGGCTTTGTGTACACTTTGCTCTACAAGCAGCAGAGAAGCTAGCAGAAGAAGGTATTGATGCTCATATTCTTGATCTTCGTACCGTTTATCCTTTAGATAAAGAATCTATTATTGAAGCGGCTAAGAAGACAGGAAAAGTTCTTCTAATTACAGAGGACAATCTTGAAGGCAGTATTATTAGTGAAGTATCTGCCATCGTATCTGAAAACTGTCTGTTTGATTTAGATGCACCAGTTCAACGTTTAGCTGGACCTGATGTACCATCGATGCCGTATGCTCCATCTATGGAAAAATACTTTATGATGAATCCAGATAAAGTAGAAAAAGCAATGCGTGATTTAGCTGAATTCTAAAGTGATAAGGAGGGTTTGGATTGGCTAAAGAAAAAATCAATATGCCTCAGCTAGGGGAAAGTGTTACAGAAGGAACCATCAGTACGTGGTTGGTTTCTGAAGGAGACACCATTGAAAAATATGACCCGATTGCTGAGGTTATGACGGATAAAGTAAATGCAGAGGTTCCTTCTTCTTTTTCAGGTAAGATTGTTGAATTTGTTGCCCAAGAAGGGGATACGCTAGCTGTTGGTGACCTTATGTGTTACATCGAAACAGAGGACGCAGGAGAAGAAACGAATCAAGCTGATTCTCAAGAAGACAAGCCAGAAGCACCTGTTGAAAAGGAAACAATTGATGAAGAAGATGATGCAGATCAGCCTATGAAAAAGCGTTATTCACCAGCCGTATTACATATGGCTCAAGAAAATGATATCGATCTAAACCAGGTCAAAGGATCTGGTCGAGGTGGGAGAATTACTCGAAAAGACCTTGAGAAGATTATTGAATCTGGAGATATACCAAAAGAACAACCGAACCAAGCTGCTTCCTCACAAGAATCTCAAGAAATACCAAAAGAAGCAACACCAACTCAAGAAGCACCAAAAGCAGCACAACCAGCATCTTCTGGACCACAACCTACTGCTCAAGAAGGCGATGTAGAAATCCCAGTTACAGGTGTTCGTAAGGCGATTGCGCAAAATATGGTTAAATCCACCCAAGAGATTCCACATGCATGGATGATGGTGGAAGTGGATGTAACCAATTTAGTAGAACTTCGTAATTCACTTAAAAATGAATTTAAACAAAAGGAAGGCTTCAGCTTAACGTTCTTTGCTTTCTTTGTTAAAGCTGTTGCACAAGCGTTGAAGGAATATCCTCAGCTAAATAGTACATGGGCAGGGGACAAAATCATTCAACGAAAAGCAATTAATCTAAACATTGCAGTAGCAAAAGAAAACGAATTATTTGTTCCAGTCATCAAGAATGCTGATGAGAAGAGCATCAAAGGTATTGCAAAAGATATCACGGACCTTGCTGAGAAAGCTCGTAACGGTAAGCTAACGAACGATGATATGCAAGGTGGAACATTCACTGTAAACAATACTGGTTCCTTTGGATCTGTACAGTCAATGGGAGTCATCAATCCACCACAATCTGCAATCTTGCAAGTAGAATCGATTGTTAAACGTCCAGTATTTATGAATGGAATGTTCGCAGCAAGAGACATGGTTAACTTGTGTCTATCACTAGACCACCGTGTATTAGATGGACTTGTAGCGGGTAATTTCCTTGCACGAGTAAAAGAGTTACTAGAAAAGATGACGAAAGAAAATACTTCAGTGTATTAACAAAGCGAAAACACCTTAGGGAAAGAGTAGTATCCCTGAGGTGTTTTTTATTAATATATAGTCTCCTGAGATAAAATTGTAAATGTTAATGATAGGTAATCGGTTTTAAATTGCATATATCAATGAAAATAATTTATTGAAGAAACACGACAGGGAATGATTGTGAAATAGTTCACAAATCTGTAATATCTCCCCGAAAATGAAAGCGTTATCAGGTGATACTATAAAGTTAATCAAAAACACAAGGAGTGATAATCATGATCCTCTGCGAATGGAGAGATTTTTCAACCGATACAGAAACCTACACATTAGGCGTATTTGAGAACAACGTTGGTGATGAATTTGAAGCAATGATGGTAGAGGAGGGGCAAGAGATTCCATCTTTTATATGGACAGTAAATCATGTTGTCATTATTAAACAAAATGCCAGAATGTACAAAGATATTTCATTTGTGAAAATACCACGAAATCCTGTTTGTGAATAATATTTTGCAGTCAACATGAGTTATATAAATTGTTGTAAATGTATAAATAAACATGTGAAAAGTTTCACATGATAGGAGGTTTTAAGCATGTCTGTAGAAGAGAAGAAAATGAAACAGGAAACTGCTTCTAAAATGGTTGATGTATTGGTGAGTAATGCTAAGAAAGCTTTAGAGGAAATGAAGAAGTTAACCCAGGAGCAAGTTGATTATATTGTAAAAGAAATGGCTCTAGCAGGACTAGATCAACATATGCCTCTAGCAAAATTAGCTGTTGAAGAAACCAAGCGAGGTGTCTATGAAGACAAAATTATCAAGAATCTATTCGCTACAGAATATATCTACCATAATATCAAGTATGATAAAACAGTCGGCGTAATTAATGATCAAACCCAAGAAGGTATGGTTGAGATTGCTGAACCAGTTGGTGTTATAGCTGGTGTTACACCTGTAACGAACCCTACTTCTACGACAATGTTTAAAGCAATTACTTCTATTAAAACAGGTAATCCTATTATCTTTGCTTTTCATCCATCTGCTCAACAATGTAGTAGCGAAGCGGCTCGAGTTGTTAGAGATGCTGCCATAAGAGCAGGAGCACCAGAAAACTGCGTGCAATGGATTACCCACCCATCTTTAGATGCAACCCAACAATTGATGACACATGAAGGTGTATCATTAATTCTTGCCACTGGGGGTGCAGGGATGGTTAAATCCGCTTACAGTTCCGGAAAGCCTGCTCTTGGAGTAGGACCTGGAAATGTACCTTGTTATATTGAAAAAACAGCAAATATAAAACGTTCTGTAAATGATCTTATTCTTTCCAAAACGTTCGATAACGGTATGATTTGTGCTTCAGAACAAGCTGTTATCATCGACAAAGAAATTTATCAAAATGTGAAGCAGGAAATGGTGAATAACAAATGCTATTTCTTAAACAAGGACGAAATAGCAATGGTAGAAAAACTTGTAATTAACGAATCATCCTGTGCTGTGAATGCTGACATTGTCGGAAAGCCAGCTTATGAAATAGCAAGAATGGCAGGTATTGAAGTGCCTAAAGATGTGAAAATACTAATAGCTGAATTAAAAGGAGTGGGGCCAGCTTATCCTCTTTCTCGTGAAAAGTTAAGTCCAGTTCTGGCATGTTATAAAGCGAACACTACCGAGGAAGGATTAAAAAGAGCTGAAGAGATGCTTGAGTTTGGTGGGTTAGGTCACTCAGCCGTTATTCATTCAGAAGATCAACAAGTGATTGACTCATTTGGAATACGGATGAAAGCAGGACGTCTTATTGTAAATGCCCCTTCTTCACAAGGTGCAATTGGAGATATTTATAATGCCTATATGCCTTCCCTTACTTTAGGATGCGGTACGTTTGGAGGAAACTCTGTGTCCACAAATGTAGGAGCTGTACACTTGATCAATATTAAAAAAATGGCTAAGCGAACTAACAATATGCAATGGTTTAAAATACCGCCAAAAATATATTTTGAGAAAAACTCCATTCAATACTTGGCTAAAATGCCTAAAATATCGAAAGCATTTATTGTAACAGATGAGGGAATGGTCAAATTAGGTTATGTAGATAAAATTCTTCATTATCTACGTAAACGCCCTGACTACGTACATTGTGAAATCTTTTCAGATGTAGAGCCAGACCCATCTAGCGATACAGTTATGAGAGGTGCTGAAATGATGAAGCAATTCCAACCAGATGTGATTATTGCACTTGGTGGAGGCTCAGCTATGGATGCAGCTAAAGGAATGTGGCTTTTTTATGAGCATCCAACCACAGATTTTGGTGGGTTAAAACAAAAATTCCTAGATATTCGAAAACGTGTTTTTAAATATCCTGAATTAGGATTACAAGCGCAATTTGTAGCTATCCCAACTACATCTGGAACAGGTTCTGAGGTCACATCCTTTTCCGTTATTACAGATAAAGAAAATAATGTGAAGTACCCTTTAGCAGATTACGAATTAACACCTGATGTAGCAATCATTGATCCACAGTTTGTCATGACGGTTCCTAAGACAGTTACGGCAGATACCGGAATGGATGTATTGACACATGCTATTGAGGCTTATGTCTCTAATATGGCAAATGACTATACAGATGGATTAGCTATTAAGGCTATACAATTAGTTTTTGACTATTTACCTAGAGCTTATCGAAATGGGGATAAAGATGAAGAAGCAAGAGAAAAAATGCATAATGCTTCTACCATAGCTGGTATGGCTTTTGCCAATGCATTCCTAGGAATTAACCATAGCTTAGCCCATAAGTTAGGAGCAGAATTCCACATTGCTCATGGTCGCTCTAATGCCATCCTGCTTCCACATGTCGTGCGGTATAATGCAACAAAACCGACCAAGTTTACGGCTTTTCCAAAATACGAACATTTCAAAGCAGACGAAAGATATGCAGAGATTTCTCGGATTCTTGGCTTGCCATCTCGCACAATAGAAGAAGGAGTAGAAAGCTTAGTTCAAGCGATTATTCGTTTAGCAAAAGAACTTAATATTCCAATGAGCATAGGAGAGAATGGTGTAGATGCGAAGGAATTTGAGAGTAAAATAGAGCAATTAGCAGACCGTGCATTTGAGGATCAGTGTACAACAGCAAATCCAAAAATGCCGCTTGTGACAGAATTGGCTGAGATCTATAGAAAAGCTTATAAAGGCGTATAAAGGAAAATACTCAAATGAATCGGGAGCCAAAAGCTCCCGATTTTTATATGGATGTCAATT is a genomic window of Pontibacillus yanchengensis containing:
- the buk gene encoding butyrate kinase; the encoded protein is MLQQTYRTLVINPGSTSTKIGVFNNNQCIFEETIRHKSEETSNFPRIIEQFDFRKKTILDALDHEGINISKLDAVCGRGGLLRPIEGGTYKVNEAMLHDLQIGYNGEHASNLGGIIANEIAKGLNIPAFIVDPVVVDELASVSRFSGVPEIPRKSIFHALNQKAVARRVANDLEKPYRELNIIVVHMGGGITVGAHVNGKVVDVNNGLHGDGPFSPERAGTVPAGDLVSMCFSGEYYREEIMKKLVGQGGIMAYLETNDAVEVEKRIEAGDEVAREVYDAMAYQIAKEIGSMSAVMLGKVDAIALTGGLAYGKEFVSMITERINWIADCLVYPGENELQALNEGTLRVLRNEEQPKTYPNPVG
- a CDS encoding dihydrolipoamide acetyltransferase family protein; its protein translation is MAKEKINMPQLGESVTEGTISTWLVSEGDTIEKYDPIAEVMTDKVNAEVPSSFSGKIVEFVAQEGDTLAVGDLMCYIETEDAGEETNQADSQEDKPEAPVEKETIDEEDDADQPMKKRYSPAVLHMAQENDIDLNQVKGSGRGGRITRKDLEKIIESGDIPKEQPNQAASSQESQEIPKEATPTQEAPKAAQPASSGPQPTAQEGDVEIPVTGVRKAIAQNMVKSTQEIPHAWMMVEVDVTNLVELRNSLKNEFKQKEGFSLTFFAFFVKAVAQALKEYPQLNSTWAGDKIIQRKAINLNIAVAKENELFVPVIKNADEKSIKGIAKDITDLAEKARNGKLTNDDMQGGTFTVNNTGSFGSVQSMGVINPPQSAILQVESIVKRPVFMNGMFAARDMVNLCLSLDHRVLDGLVAGNFLARVKELLEKMTKENTSVY
- the lpdA gene encoding dihydrolipoyl dehydrogenase, which translates into the protein MAEEYDLVVLGGGTGGYVAAVRASQLGLKTAIVESGKLGGTCLHRGCIPSKALLRSAEVYKQTKEADTYGIETSEPTLNFFKVQERKQSIVDTLHKGVQGLMKQGKIDVYEGFGRILGPSIFSPSAGTISVEMNNGEENEMLIPKNVLVATGSSPRTLPGLEVDEQFVMTSDEALSMEELPSSIVIVGGGVIGIEWASMLADFGVEVTVLEYLDRILPTEDHEVAKEMTRLMKKKGVKLVTGTKVMGDTLKKEQGIEIQAERNGETETYKADRMLVSVGRTPNVKNIGLENTDIQVENGAIQTNKYYQTKESHIYAIGDVIGGMQLAHVASHEGIIAVEHMSEQDPLPMDMEQVPSCIYSNPEVASVGLTEEQAKEQGYDVKTGKFSFKAIGKALVFGDTDGFVKIVADKQTDDLLGVHMLGPHVTDMISEAGLAKVLDATPWEIAHSIHPHPTLSEVMGEAALAVDGKQIHG
- the adhE gene encoding bifunctional acetaldehyde-CoA/alcohol dehydrogenase: MSVEEKKMKQETASKMVDVLVSNAKKALEEMKKLTQEQVDYIVKEMALAGLDQHMPLAKLAVEETKRGVYEDKIIKNLFATEYIYHNIKYDKTVGVINDQTQEGMVEIAEPVGVIAGVTPVTNPTSTTMFKAITSIKTGNPIIFAFHPSAQQCSSEAARVVRDAAIRAGAPENCVQWITHPSLDATQQLMTHEGVSLILATGGAGMVKSAYSSGKPALGVGPGNVPCYIEKTANIKRSVNDLILSKTFDNGMICASEQAVIIDKEIYQNVKQEMVNNKCYFLNKDEIAMVEKLVINESSCAVNADIVGKPAYEIARMAGIEVPKDVKILIAELKGVGPAYPLSREKLSPVLACYKANTTEEGLKRAEEMLEFGGLGHSAVIHSEDQQVIDSFGIRMKAGRLIVNAPSSQGAIGDIYNAYMPSLTLGCGTFGGNSVSTNVGAVHLINIKKMAKRTNNMQWFKIPPKIYFEKNSIQYLAKMPKISKAFIVTDEGMVKLGYVDKILHYLRKRPDYVHCEIFSDVEPDPSSDTVMRGAEMMKQFQPDVIIALGGGSAMDAAKGMWLFYEHPTTDFGGLKQKFLDIRKRVFKYPELGLQAQFVAIPTTSGTGSEVTSFSVITDKENNVKYPLADYELTPDVAIIDPQFVMTVPKTVTADTGMDVLTHAIEAYVSNMANDYTDGLAIKAIQLVFDYLPRAYRNGDKDEEAREKMHNASTIAGMAFANAFLGINHSLAHKLGAEFHIAHGRSNAILLPHVVRYNATKPTKFTAFPKYEHFKADERYAEISRILGLPSRTIEEGVESLVQAIIRLAKELNIPMSIGENGVDAKEFESKIEQLADRAFEDQCTTANPKMPLVTELAEIYRKAYKGV
- a CDS encoding alpha-ketoacid dehydrogenase subunit beta gives rise to the protein MPVMSYIQAVTQALHEEMDRDEKVYVLGEDVGKRGGVFRATDGLYDKFGEERVIDTPLAESAIAGVGIGTAMYGLRPVAEMQFADFIMPAVNQILSEASKIRYRSNNDWSCPITIRAPYGGGVHGALYHSQSVESVFANSPGLKIVMPSTPYDAKGLLKAAVRDDDPVLFFEHKRAYRLIKGEVPEDEYTLPIGKADVKREGSDITVITYGLCVHFALQAAEKLAEEGIDAHILDLRTVYPLDKESIIEAAKKTGKVLLITEDNLEGSIISEVSAIVSENCLFDLDAPVQRLAGPDVPSMPYAPSMEKYFMMNPDKVEKAMRDLAEF
- a CDS encoding thiamine pyrophosphate-dependent dehydrogenase E1 component subunit alpha, whose amino-acid sequence is MYRTMLLARKIDERMWLLNRSGKIPFVISCQGQEAAQVGASFALDLEKDYVAPYYRDMGIVLSFGMNAQELMLSGFAKAEDPNSGGRQMPGHFGQKKNRIITGSSPVTTQVPHAVGFALASKMQKEDFVTLTTLGEGSSNQGDFHEALNFAGVHKLPVITMVENNKYAISVPVEKQIACEKVSDRAQGYGMPGYTVDGNDPLAVYEAVKEAADRARRGEGPSLIETVSYRLTAHSSDDDDRTYREQEEVEEAKKKDSLITFKAYLQEVGVLTDEKEQQLEDELKNIINDATDYAENAPYAEPESALKYVYAENE